The following coding sequences are from one Abditibacteriaceae bacterium window:
- a CDS encoding Maf family protein: MNSLNSPLLLASASPRRADILRAAGIPFHVVPSAYEEPAPVSSDNPRPAEYVMRLAREKAAHALFDAAQYGASPLVLAADTIVWHENEILGKPKDENDARHMLRRLRGQSHTVFTGICLRHGDDFHLAHDATTVHFGLVSGAWIEAYVRSGEPMDKAGAYAAQGKGAGLVTGINGDFWNVVGLPVATLGRLLETVGAPLESWWSENDF, translated from the coding sequence ATGAATTCTTTGAATTCTCCTCTTCTTCTGGCTTCGGCCTCGCCGCGCCGCGCGGATATTCTTCGCGCGGCGGGCATCCCTTTTCACGTCGTTCCCAGCGCCTACGAAGAACCTGCGCCTGTTTCCTCCGACAATCCTCGTCCCGCCGAATATGTGATGCGACTCGCGCGCGAAAAAGCGGCGCACGCGCTGTTCGATGCGGCTCAATATGGTGCTTCACCGCTTGTCTTAGCCGCCGATACCATCGTCTGGCACGAGAACGAAATCCTCGGCAAACCAAAAGATGAGAACGACGCGCGCCACATGCTGCGTCGTTTGCGCGGACAAAGCCACACGGTTTTTACCGGTATTTGCTTGCGTCACGGCGATGATTTTCATCTCGCGCACGATGCGACGACGGTTCATTTTGGTCTTGTCAGCGGCGCGTGGATTGAAGCCTACGTCCGCAGTGGCGAACCGATGGACAAGGCAGGCGCGTATGCGGCGCAAGGAAAAGGCGCGGGTTTGGTCACTGGAATTAACGGAGACTTTTGGAACGTGGTCGGTTTGCCGGTTGCTACTTTGGGGCGTCTCTTGGAAACTGTGGGCGCTCCGCTTGAGAGTTGGTGGAGCGAAAACGACTTTTAG
- a CDS encoding rod shape-determining protein, translating into MLKKFFGRFSQDMGIDLGTANTLVHVKGRGVVLREPSVVAVDKETGMVRAVGEEAKQMVGRTPGHIVAIRPLKDGVISDFVITQKMLHHFIRCVHSGKAFASPRVMVGIPSGITEVEKRAVIEAAMTAGARDARTIEEPMAAAIGAGLPVSEPTGSMIVDIGGGTTEVAVISLGGIVTSRSLRVAGDEIDEAIIAYIRRTHNMLIGVRTAETLKLEIGSAYALAEEVSCEIRGRDLVSGLPQGVRIHSGDLRQAIREPVNEIVETVKATLEQSPPELAADIMERGIVLAGGGALLRGLDQLLIEEMQVPVHIAPDPLTCVVLGTGETVEAWDTWGQTNSAIYGKR; encoded by the coding sequence GTGCTGAAGAAGTTTTTTGGACGGTTTTCCCAGGACATGGGAATCGACCTCGGGACAGCAAACACGCTCGTCCATGTAAAAGGACGCGGCGTCGTGCTGCGCGAACCGTCGGTTGTGGCGGTCGATAAAGAAACCGGCATGGTACGCGCGGTTGGCGAAGAAGCCAAGCAAATGGTCGGGCGCACGCCGGGCCACATCGTCGCGATTCGCCCGCTTAAAGATGGCGTGATCTCCGACTTTGTTATCACCCAGAAAATGCTGCACCACTTTATTCGGTGCGTGCATTCGGGCAAAGCGTTCGCTTCGCCGCGCGTAATGGTCGGCATTCCTTCGGGCATTACCGAAGTTGAAAAGCGCGCGGTTATCGAGGCCGCGATGACCGCCGGTGCGCGCGACGCCCGCACCATCGAAGAACCGATGGCCGCTGCTATTGGCGCGGGCCTTCCCGTTTCCGAACCCACCGGCTCGATGATTGTTGACATCGGCGGCGGCACGACCGAAGTTGCGGTAATTTCGCTGGGCGGCATCGTTACCAGTCGTAGCCTGCGCGTTGCGGGCGATGAAATCGACGAAGCGATTATTGCCTACATTCGCCGCACGCATAATATGCTGATTGGTGTCCGGACGGCGGAAACACTCAAGCTGGAAATCGGTTCGGCGTATGCCCTCGCTGAAGAAGTCTCATGCGAAATTCGTGGGCGCGACCTTGTTTCCGGTTTGCCGCAAGGCGTGCGGATTCATTCCGGCGATTTGCGCCAGGCGATTCGTGAGCCTGTCAACGAAATCGTGGAAACCGTGAAAGCCACACTGGAACAAAGCCCGCCCGAACTCGCTGCCGACATCATGGAGCGCGGCATTGTGCTCGCGGGTGGCGGCGCACTCTTGCGCGGGCTCGATCAGTTGCTGATAGAAGAAATGCAAGTGCCGGTTCACATTGCGCCCGATCCGCTGACTTGCGTTGTGTTGGGAACAGGCGAAACCGTCGAAGCGTGGGACACATGGGGCCAAACCAACAGCGCAATTTACGGAAAGCGCTAG